In Passer domesticus isolate bPasDom1 chromosome 1, bPasDom1.hap1, whole genome shotgun sequence, one DNA window encodes the following:
- the BTD gene encoding biotinidase isoform X1 — MVLKRFMASTMVSLCWKLPICFLFYQVVSGRVRREGHYVAAVYEHESILSPTPAALVERRSALELMGRNLDIYEQQVQAAARQGAQIIVFPEDGIHGFNFTRSSIYPYLDFIPHSHSGKWNPCREPYLYNDTEVLQRLSCMALKNKIFLVANLGTKQPCERAEPRCPPDGRFQFNTNVALAADGALLAAYRKHNLYFENAFDTPAEPEHAFFDTPFAGKFGMFTCFDILFFEPAVSLIRQYNLKQIVYPTAWMNQLPLLSAVEFQQAFSTAFNVNILAANIHHPTLGMTGSGIYTPVKSFIYHNMESYGGKLIVAEIPVITADYKTKLESNERFRENLHDSCRTFTSTSLDDEVCFKEQETPGRVSEKGKEQSPPSFYAEMMYDNFTFVPLWGEKGELQVCANSLCCYLNYRRAALSDELYALGVFDGLHTVHGTYYVQACALVKCGGLSFSTCGQEVTDATALIDFQLWGNMSTPYIFPLLLTSGITLDFADHMGWKNNHYFLSKNRTSAGLLTAALYGRWYEKD, encoded by the exons ATGGTTCTGAAAAG ATTTATGGCATCCACCATGGTGTCTCTGTGCTGGAAGCTGCCCATCTGCTTTCTCTTCTACCAAGTGGTCTCAGGAAGGGTGAGGAGGGAGGGGCACTACGTGGCGGCTGTGTACGAGCACGAGTCCATCCTGAGCCCCACCCCGGCGGCGCTGGTGGAGCGACGCTCCGCGCTGGAGCTCATGGGCAGGAACCTCGACATCTACGAGCAGCAAGtgcaggctgctgccaggcag GGAGCCCAGATCATTGTTTTTCCTGAAGATGGAATCCATGGCTTCAACTTCACCAGAAGCTCCATTTACCCTTACTTGGATTTCATTCCACATTCACACTCTGGGAAGTGGAATCCCTGCAGAGAGCCCTATTTGTACAATGACACAGAG GTGCTTCAGCGCCTGAGCTGCATGGCTCTGAAGAACAAGATATTCCTTGTGGCCAACCTGGGCACCAAGCAGCCGTGCGAGCGCGCGGAGCCGCGCTGCCCGCCGGACGGGCGGTTCCAGTTCAACACCAACGTGGCGTTGGCCGCCGACGGCGCGCTGCTGGCCGCCTATCGCAAACACAACCTGTACTTCGAGAACGCCTTCGACACCCCCGCCGAGCCAGAGCACGCGTTCTTTGACACCCCTTTTGCTGGCAAGTTTGGCATGTTCACCTGCTTCGATATACTCTTTTTTGAGCCTGCAGTGAGCCTCATCAGACAATACAATTTGAAGCAAATCGTTTATCCAACTGCCTGGATGAACCAGCTCCCGCTTTTGTCTGCTGTAGAGTTTCAACAAGCTTTTTCAACAGCTTTCAATGTCAATATTTTAGCAGCCAACATCCACCACCCTACCTTGGGCATGACAGGGAGTGGCATATACACTCCAGTCAAATCATTCATCTATCACAACATGGAAAGTTATGGTGGCAAGCTCATAGTAGCAGAAATTCCTGTGATTACTGCAGATTATAAAACCAAATTAGAGAGTAACGAAAGATTTAGAGAGAACTTACATGACTCATGCAGGACTTTTACAAGCACCTCACTGGATGATGAAGTTTGCTTTAAGGAGCAAGAGACTCCTGGCAGAGTAtctgaaaaaggaaaggaacagTCACCTCCTTCCTTTTATGCAGAAATGATGTATGACAACTTCACTTTTGTTCCGttatggggggaaaagggagagctCCAGGTTTGTGCCAATAGCCTTTGCTGTTACTTAAACTATcgcagagctgctctgagtgATGAATTGTATGCTTTGGGAGTTTTTGATGGGCTCCACACAGTGCATGGCACATACTATGTCCAGGCCTGTGCCTTGGTGAAGTGTGGTGGTCTCAGCTTTAGCACTTGTGGACAGGAGGTCACGGATGCCACTGCTCTGATAGATTTCCAGCTATGGGGAAATATGAGCACCCCTTACATCTTTCCTTTGCTGCTGACATCTGGTATTACCTTGGACTTTGCTGATCACATGGGCTGGAAAAACAACCACTATTTCCTCAGCAAAAATAGAACATCTGCTGGCCTCCTGACAGCTGCTCTCTATGGACGATGGTATGAAAAGGACTAG
- the BTD gene encoding biotinidase isoform X2, with amino-acid sequence MASTMVSLCWKLPICFLFYQVVSGRVRREGHYVAAVYEHESILSPTPAALVERRSALELMGRNLDIYEQQVQAAARQGAQIIVFPEDGIHGFNFTRSSIYPYLDFIPHSHSGKWNPCREPYLYNDTEVLQRLSCMALKNKIFLVANLGTKQPCERAEPRCPPDGRFQFNTNVALAADGALLAAYRKHNLYFENAFDTPAEPEHAFFDTPFAGKFGMFTCFDILFFEPAVSLIRQYNLKQIVYPTAWMNQLPLLSAVEFQQAFSTAFNVNILAANIHHPTLGMTGSGIYTPVKSFIYHNMESYGGKLIVAEIPVITADYKTKLESNERFRENLHDSCRTFTSTSLDDEVCFKEQETPGRVSEKGKEQSPPSFYAEMMYDNFTFVPLWGEKGELQVCANSLCCYLNYRRAALSDELYALGVFDGLHTVHGTYYVQACALVKCGGLSFSTCGQEVTDATALIDFQLWGNMSTPYIFPLLLTSGITLDFADHMGWKNNHYFLSKNRTSAGLLTAALYGRWYEKD; translated from the exons ATGGCATCCACCATGGTGTCTCTGTGCTGGAAGCTGCCCATCTGCTTTCTCTTCTACCAAGTGGTCTCAGGAAGGGTGAGGAGGGAGGGGCACTACGTGGCGGCTGTGTACGAGCACGAGTCCATCCTGAGCCCCACCCCGGCGGCGCTGGTGGAGCGACGCTCCGCGCTGGAGCTCATGGGCAGGAACCTCGACATCTACGAGCAGCAAGtgcaggctgctgccaggcag GGAGCCCAGATCATTGTTTTTCCTGAAGATGGAATCCATGGCTTCAACTTCACCAGAAGCTCCATTTACCCTTACTTGGATTTCATTCCACATTCACACTCTGGGAAGTGGAATCCCTGCAGAGAGCCCTATTTGTACAATGACACAGAG GTGCTTCAGCGCCTGAGCTGCATGGCTCTGAAGAACAAGATATTCCTTGTGGCCAACCTGGGCACCAAGCAGCCGTGCGAGCGCGCGGAGCCGCGCTGCCCGCCGGACGGGCGGTTCCAGTTCAACACCAACGTGGCGTTGGCCGCCGACGGCGCGCTGCTGGCCGCCTATCGCAAACACAACCTGTACTTCGAGAACGCCTTCGACACCCCCGCCGAGCCAGAGCACGCGTTCTTTGACACCCCTTTTGCTGGCAAGTTTGGCATGTTCACCTGCTTCGATATACTCTTTTTTGAGCCTGCAGTGAGCCTCATCAGACAATACAATTTGAAGCAAATCGTTTATCCAACTGCCTGGATGAACCAGCTCCCGCTTTTGTCTGCTGTAGAGTTTCAACAAGCTTTTTCAACAGCTTTCAATGTCAATATTTTAGCAGCCAACATCCACCACCCTACCTTGGGCATGACAGGGAGTGGCATATACACTCCAGTCAAATCATTCATCTATCACAACATGGAAAGTTATGGTGGCAAGCTCATAGTAGCAGAAATTCCTGTGATTACTGCAGATTATAAAACCAAATTAGAGAGTAACGAAAGATTTAGAGAGAACTTACATGACTCATGCAGGACTTTTACAAGCACCTCACTGGATGATGAAGTTTGCTTTAAGGAGCAAGAGACTCCTGGCAGAGTAtctgaaaaaggaaaggaacagTCACCTCCTTCCTTTTATGCAGAAATGATGTATGACAACTTCACTTTTGTTCCGttatggggggaaaagggagagctCCAGGTTTGTGCCAATAGCCTTTGCTGTTACTTAAACTATcgcagagctgctctgagtgATGAATTGTATGCTTTGGGAGTTTTTGATGGGCTCCACACAGTGCATGGCACATACTATGTCCAGGCCTGTGCCTTGGTGAAGTGTGGTGGTCTCAGCTTTAGCACTTGTGGACAGGAGGTCACGGATGCCACTGCTCTGATAGATTTCCAGCTATGGGGAAATATGAGCACCCCTTACATCTTTCCTTTGCTGCTGACATCTGGTATTACCTTGGACTTTGCTGATCACATGGGCTGGAAAAACAACCACTATTTCCTCAGCAAAAATAGAACATCTGCTGGCCTCCTGACAGCTGCTCTCTATGGACGATGGTATGAAAAGGACTAG